Proteins found in one Brachypodium distachyon strain Bd21 chromosome 5, Brachypodium_distachyon_v3.0, whole genome shotgun sequence genomic segment:
- the LOC100839358 gene encoding synaptonemal complex protein ZEP1 has product MQKLGLVGLRSLEGFRSLAGPTSMAAKATNPKPSSDAGGSTYGSFANLKITAEKLVKEQASVKTDLEMAHTKLRRATEQINLLEAKLQQAVNENVKLKVKQTEDSKLWQGLDSKVSSTKTLCDQLTETLQQLASQAERAEEDKKFFEEMLGKNSKALDELNCLLHDSSIKLERAEANIMSGKEEMLRIKQEKEEMDRSYKEQLDAIGTTIKGKDSLIKQLEGSVEENKARLLCAESRLQCVEQELKLKQDVCICLKENLAGVEREKNDLELRNRAYCLEVERLRKDNKDVNELLSSFVAKVTELDKEHASMSSHVSRLLSSFEKYCGMVQEEKMLSTRSAKDKFENLQNQFVDLTSENSILKTEIGELKSRITELLKTQEIVMVQHVEECQAAEDKIRRLESEAEISASNVSHLEKLSSELERRVQKLLEDSSLSQNHKEELLQKILKLESDNQELLGRVQSILDEKSNDTESLQGEIAKRDQQVDTLENQISELRASLDEKEQLYVCSVEREKGLEEQKLQVQASLAATECQLTEAKKQYDIMLEGKQIELSKHLKELSHRNDQAINDIRKKYESEKVEIINAEKEKAEKLTREMENECNEKILENKRESERCLMHLKEEHVAVVTRIQQDNEHKESTLRAYHKEELQRVHSQAENELRERLSSLRKEHEAQINSLNIQHEEDCQKLQDELELQKSKEEKQRALLQLQWKVMGENQQVDQEVSSKKRRDPYVRKESQIQLAGPETKRKDVSISGVIQSPISNMLGKVEKGTQDVSNHRKVTHHEYEVETANGRITKRRKTKSTVMFGEPNTQKSLRNTAEKDVTKTRKVVAGSRPHPANIGELFSEGSLNPYAEDPYAFG; this is encoded by the exons ATGCAGAAGCTTGGGCTCGTGGGGCTTAGGAGCCTCGAGGGGTTCCGATCGCTCGCTGGACCCACTTCGATGGCTGCGAAAGCCACGAACCCCAAGCCCTCGTCGGATGCTGGAGGTAGCACGTACGGGAGCTTCGCCAATCTTAAGATCACAGCAG AGAAATTAGTCAAGGAGCAGGCTTCAGTGAAGACTGATCTAGAGATGGCG CATACCAAGCTGAGAAGAGCAACAGAACAGATAAATCTGTTAGAAGCAAAACTTCAACAAGCTGTCAATGAAAATGTGAAGCTTAAGGTGAAGCAGACTGAAGATTCGAAGCTCTGGCAGGGATTAGATTCAAAAGTTTCTTCAACAAAGACCCTGTGCGATCAATTGACTGAAACTCTGCAGCAGTTAGCAAGCCAGGCAGAAAGAG CTGAGGAAGATAAGAAGTTTTTTGAGGAGATGCTTGGGAAGAACTCCAAAGCTTTAGATGAATTAAACTGCTTGCTGCATGATTCCTCGATAAAACTGGAACGTGCAGAAGCGAATATCATGTCAG GCAAAGAGGAGATGTTGCGGATCaaacaagagaaagaagaaatggaTCGGAGCTACAAGGAACAGCTTGATGCAATTGGTACCACCATAAAGGGAAAAG ATTCTCTCATCAAACAACTGGAGGGTTCAGTTGAAGAAAATAAAGCCCGTTTGTTGTGTGCTGAATCCCGCTTGCAATGCGTGGAGCAAGAGTTGAAGCTAAAACAAGATGTATGTATTTGCCTGAAAGAAAACCTTGCAGGTgttgaaagagaaaaaaatgactTGGAGCTTAGGAACCGGGCATATTGTCTGGAAGTTGAAAGATTACGCAAGGACAATAAGGATGTTAATGAATTGCTTAGCAGTTTTGTGGCTAAAGTAACTGAGCTAGATAAAGAGCACGCATCAATGTCAAGTCATGTATCTAGGTTGCTCTCTTCATTCGAGAAGTACTGTGGAATGGTCCAAGAGGAGAAAATGCTTTCAACAAGATCTGCTAAGGATAAATTTGAAAATCTTCAAAACCAGTTTGTAGATTTGACATCAGAAAACAGCATcctcaaaactgaaattggggaactgaAGTCCAGAATCACAGAGTTACTGAAAACTCAAGAAATTGTTATGGTTCAACATGTAGAAGAATGCCAAGCGGCTGAAGATAAAATCAGAAGATTGGAGTCTGAAGCAGAAATATCTGCCTCCAATGTTAGTCACTTAGAAAAGTTATCTTCTGAACTAGAAAGGAGAGTTCAAAAGTTACTGGAGGATTCTAGCCTTTCTCAAAACCACAAG GAAGAGTTGTTACAGAAGATTTTGAAGCTGGAATCAGATAATCAAGAGCTTCTAGGCAGAGTGCAGTCAATTTTGGATGAGAAATCTAATGATACAGAATCTCTGCAAGGCGAGATAGCTAAGCGTGACCAGCAGGTTGACACACTTGAAAATCAGATTAGCGAACTCCGCGCTTCTCTTGATGAGAAGGAACAGTTGTATGTTTGTTCTGTAGAAAGAGAAAAGGGTTTGGAGGAACAGAAGTTACAG GTCCAAGCATCACTTGCTGCAACTGAATGCCAACTTACCGAGGCCAAAAAGCAGTATGATATCATGCTTGAGGGTAAACAGATAGAGCTATCCAAGCATTTGAAAGAGTTATCTCACAGAAATGATCAG GCAATCAATGACATccgtaagaaatatgaatccGAAAAGGTAGAAATTATTAATGCTGAAAAAGAGAAG GCAGAAAAGCTCACAAGGGAAATGGAGAACGAATGTAATGAAAAGATATTAGAGAACAAGCGAGAATCCGAGAGGTGTTTGATGCATCTTAAGGAGGAACATGTCGCAGTG GTGACAAGAATTCAACAGGATAATGAGCATAAGGAATCAACTCTTCGAGCTTATCACAAAGAAGAATTACAGCGCGTTCATTCTCAGGCAGAGAATGAATTAAGGGAG AGGCTGTCGTCACTCCGAAAAGAGCATGAAGCTCAAATAAACTCACTGAATATACAGCATGAGGAAGATTGCCAGAAACTTCAGGATGAACTTGAGCTTCAGAAGTCAAAG GAGGAGAAGCAAAGAGCCCTATTACAGTTACAGTGGAAAGTTATGGGTGAAAATCAACAAGTTGATCAAGAAGTGAGCTCTAAAAAG AGGAGAGATCCATATGTGAGAAAAGAAAGCCAGATTCAATTGGCAGGTCCTGAGACCAAACGAAAG GATGTAAGCATATCTGGAGTTATACAATCGCCAATTTCGAACATGCTGGGAAAGGTAGAAAAAGGAACTCAAGATGTTTCTAAtcacagaaag GTAACACACCATGAATATGAAGTGGAGACAGCAAATGGAAGAATCACAAAACGCAGGAAAACTAAGAGCACTGTTATGTTTGGG GAACCAAACACTCAGAAGTCATTGCGTAATACTGCTGAGAAGGATGTTACAAAAACAAGAAAG GTTGTTGCAGGATCACGTCCCCATCCTGCAAACATTGGTGAATTGTTTTCTGAGGGCTCCTTGAATCCATATGCTGAAGACCCTTATGCATTTGGCTAG